A genomic region of Mesorhizobium sp. NZP2077 contains the following coding sequences:
- a CDS encoding ATP-dependent Clp protease proteolytic subunit — translation MSGIASLVPMVIEQSSRGERAFDIFSRLLRERIVFINGEINDDVSALVCAQLLSLESDNPDKEISLYINSPGGVVTSGFAIYDTMQYISCPVSTVCMGFAASMGSFLLMAGTAGRRIALPNATILLHQPLGGFQGQASDIQRHAERIGKTKRHMAELYAQHCGRSYEEVERTLDRDHFMTAREAQAWGIVDHVFDTRKKAA, via the coding sequence ATGAGCGGTATTGCCAGTCTGGTGCCGATGGTGATCGAGCAATCGAGCCGCGGCGAACGTGCCTTCGACATTTTCTCGCGGTTGTTGCGCGAGCGCATCGTCTTCATCAACGGCGAGATCAACGACGATGTCTCAGCACTTGTCTGCGCGCAGCTTTTGTCGCTCGAGTCCGACAATCCCGACAAGGAAATCTCGCTCTACATCAACTCGCCGGGCGGCGTGGTGACCAGCGGCTTCGCCATATACGACACGATGCAATATATCAGCTGCCCGGTATCGACCGTGTGCATGGGCTTTGCCGCCTCGATGGGGTCGTTCCTGCTGATGGCCGGCACGGCGGGGCGCCGCATTGCGCTGCCGAACGCCACCATCCTGCTGCACCAGCCGCTCGGCGGCTTCCAGGGCCAGGCCTCGGACATCCAGCGTCATGCCGAGCGCATCGGCAAGACCAAACGGCATATGGCCGAACTCTATGCCCAGCATTGCGGCCGCAGCTATGAAGAGGTCGAACGCACGCTCGACCGCGACCATTTCATGACGGCGCGGGAGGCGCAGGCATGGGGCATTGTCGACCACGTCTTCGATACGCGCAAGAAGGCGGCATGA
- a CDS encoding SRPBCC domain-containing protein — protein MNAKEQSEIAADALEFEYDLAEPPEKVWRALTVPELLAAWMMPNDIKPQTGSNFTFAGPDTAIECEILEAEAEHLLRYSWREQPRDATRQDPLDSIVTFTLARTVSGGTHLRIVHDGFARKAMPAVAMAGAGCRLPLGLRGAGTPIAANTPHLLLRAA, from the coding sequence ATGAACGCTAAAGAACAAAGCGAAATTGCCGCCGATGCGCTCGAGTTCGAATACGATCTCGCCGAGCCGCCCGAGAAAGTGTGGCGGGCGCTGACCGTGCCGGAACTGCTCGCGGCCTGGATGATGCCGAACGACATCAAACCACAGACCGGCAGCAATTTTACCTTTGCCGGCCCGGACACGGCGATCGAATGCGAAATCCTCGAAGCCGAGGCGGAGCACCTGCTGCGCTATTCCTGGCGCGAGCAGCCACGCGATGCCACGCGGCAGGATCCGCTCGACAGTATCGTCACCTTCACACTCGCCCGCACCGTTTCCGGCGGCACGCATTTGCGCATTGTCCATGACGGCTTTGCCCGCAAGGCGATGCCTGCTGTCGCCATGGCGGGCGCCGGCTGCCGGCTTCCGCTCGGCTTGCGCGGAGCCGGAACGCCTATCGCCGCCAACACGCCGCACCTTCTGCTGCGCGCGGCATAA
- a CDS encoding metalloregulator ArsR/SmtB family transcription factor encodes MIEAEIFRALADPTRRAVFERLAAAEMSVSELRNGLTVSQPAVSQHLAVLRGAGLVVERRAGRNAYYRADPQGLAPLLSWIERYRTFWPERIERLKTVLKDMDQ; translated from the coding sequence ATGATCGAAGCCGAGATTTTCCGCGCCCTGGCCGACCCGACGCGCCGCGCCGTCTTCGAGCGTCTCGCCGCAGCTGAGATGAGCGTGTCGGAATTGCGCAACGGCCTGACGGTTTCGCAGCCGGCGGTGTCGCAGCACCTGGCGGTGCTGCGTGGCGCCGGCCTGGTGGTCGAGCGGCGGGCCGGCCGCAACGCCTACTATCGCGCCGACCCGCAAGGGCTTGCCCCCTTGCTCTCCTGGATCGAACGCTACCGGACCTTCTGGCCGGAGCGCATCGAAAGGCTGAAGACGGTTTTGAAGGACATGGATCAATGA
- a CDS encoding single-stranded DNA-binding protein, with protein sequence MAGSVNKVILVGNLGADPEIRRLNSGEPVVNIRIATSESWRDKNSGERKEKTEWHNVVIFNEGIAKVAEQYLKKGMKVYVEGQLQTRKWQDQTGADKYTTEVVLQKFRGELQMLDARGQGEGGQVGSYSGGGSSRGSDFGQSSPSESFNRGGGAPRGGGGGGSSRELDDEIPF encoded by the coding sequence ATGGCGGGTAGCGTCAACAAGGTCATTCTGGTCGGCAATCTCGGCGCGGACCCTGAAATCCGTCGCCTGAACTCGGGCGAGCCGGTCGTCAACATCCGCATCGCCACGTCGGAAAGCTGGCGCGACAAGAATTCGGGCGAGCGCAAGGAAAAGACCGAGTGGCACAATGTCGTCATCTTCAATGAGGGCATCGCCAAGGTGGCCGAGCAGTATCTGAAGAAGGGCATGAAGGTGTATGTCGAGGGCCAGCTGCAGACGCGCAAATGGCAGGACCAGACCGGTGCCGACAAGTACACGACGGAAGTCGTGCTGCAGAAATTCCGCGGCGAGCTGCAGATGCTCGACGCGCGCGGCCAGGGTGAGGGCGGCCAGGTCGGCAGCTATTCCGGTGGCGGCAGCAGCCGCGGTTCCGATTTCGGCCAGTCGAGCCCGAGCGAGAGCTTCAACCGTGGCGGCGGCGCTCCCAGGGGCGGCGGTGGCGGCGGTTCGTCGCGCGAGCTGGACGACGAAATCCCGTTCTGA
- a CDS encoding OsmC family protein, whose amino-acid sequence MKARVKWVEERTFVGESGSGHKVVLGTASGPEGKTPGPSPMELVLIGTGGCSAYDVVHILEKGREAVEDCVVELDADRAATDPKVFTRIHMHFIVKGRALSSDKVQRAINLSIEKYCSASAMMAKTATITHDFEVIDTTAK is encoded by the coding sequence ATGAAGGCACGGGTCAAGTGGGTCGAAGAGCGCACCTTCGTTGGCGAGTCCGGCAGCGGCCACAAAGTGGTGCTGGGAACCGCGTCCGGACCGGAAGGCAAGACGCCGGGGCCGAGCCCGATGGAACTGGTGCTGATCGGCACTGGCGGCTGTTCGGCTTATGATGTCGTGCATATCCTCGAAAAGGGCCGCGAGGCGGTCGAGGACTGCGTGGTCGAACTCGATGCCGACCGGGCCGCGACTGACCCAAAGGTGTTCACGCGCATCCATATGCATTTCATCGTCAAGGGCAGGGCGCTGTCGTCGGACAAGGTTCAACGCGCGATCAATCTTTCGATCGAAAAATACTGCTCGGCTTCCGCCATGATGGCCAAAACGGCAACGATCACACACGACTTTGAAGTGATCGACACGACGGCGAAGTAG
- a CDS encoding MarC family protein: MPSFDSLFNAFVTILVTIDPPGLAPLFLAVTRGMNREERQQVSVRASIIGFLVMALFAVAGASILSVFGITLPAFRVAGGFLLFFIAFEMVFERRQDRKEKIGDVAITKDMIHNIAAFPLAIPLIAGPGAISATVLLSGSFQGFAAQAALVGIIFVCLAITYLVFVLSERIDRILGQTGRSILTRLLGVILAALAVQFVADGIKALMAG, from the coding sequence ATGCCGAGTTTCGACAGCCTATTCAATGCCTTCGTCACCATTCTCGTGACCATCGATCCGCCTGGCCTGGCGCCGTTGTTCCTCGCCGTGACACGCGGCATGAACCGCGAAGAGCGCCAGCAGGTTTCGGTGCGCGCTTCGATCATCGGCTTCCTGGTGATGGCGCTGTTCGCGGTCGCCGGCGCCTCGATCCTGTCGGTGTTCGGCATCACGCTGCCGGCCTTCCGCGTCGCCGGCGGCTTTCTGCTGTTCTTCATCGCCTTCGAAATGGTCTTCGAGCGCCGCCAGGACCGCAAGGAGAAGATCGGCGACGTCGCCATCACCAAGGACATGATCCACAACATCGCCGCCTTCCCGCTGGCGATCCCGCTGATCGCCGGTCCCGGCGCGATTTCGGCGACGGTGCTGCTCTCCGGTTCGTTTCAAGGTTTTGCCGCACAGGCCGCACTGGTCGGCATCATCTTCGTCTGCCTCGCTATCACTTATCTGGTGTTCGTGCTGTCGGAACGCATCGACCGCATCCTTGGCCAGACCGGCCGCTCAATCCTGACCCGCCTGCTCGGCGTCATCCTGGCCGCACTGGCCGTGCAGTTCGTCGCGGATGGCATCAAGGCATTGATGGCCGGGTGA
- a CDS encoding VOC family protein, giving the protein MFDHISIGVRDANASKRFYDAALKPLGYTCLSQSPGSLGYGAQSVALWVNEAARPVPADEKSGLHSCFTAPTRDSVDALHAGAMREGGSDNGAPGLRAAYDENYYAAFVLDPDGYRLEAYCSAAD; this is encoded by the coding sequence ATGTTCGATCATATCTCGATCGGCGTCCGCGACGCCAACGCCTCGAAGCGCTTCTATGACGCGGCGCTGAAGCCGCTCGGCTATACTTGCCTCAGCCAGTCGCCGGGCTCATTGGGTTACGGCGCCCAGAGCGTCGCGCTATGGGTCAACGAGGCGGCGCGGCCGGTGCCGGCGGACGAAAAATCCGGCCTGCATTCCTGCTTCACCGCGCCGACACGGGACAGCGTCGACGCGTTACATGCCGGCGCCATGCGCGAAGGCGGCAGCGACAATGGCGCGCCGGGCCTGCGCGCCGCCTATGATGAGAATTATTACGCGGCCTTTGTCCTCGACCCGGATGGTTATCGCCTCGAGGCTTATTGCAGCGCTGCCGACTGA
- a CDS encoding ParB-like protein: MIDPREPIVTPVPVEDLRPTQITVGMREVALKRQMIRAQDARKKTGTFLGKHMVPVVLGPKNRNYVTDHHHLARALLEEGVKDVLVTVISDLSALDKDAFLFVLDNRGWMHPFDENGRRRDYSAIPKTIGELIDDPYRSMAGELRRQGGFAKDTTPFSEFIWADFLRRRIDRDAVTKNFDKAMKDALTLAKGKDADYLPGWCGPTSD; encoded by the coding sequence ATGATTGACCCCCGAGAACCCATTGTCACGCCGGTTCCCGTCGAGGACCTTCGGCCGACGCAGATAACGGTCGGCATGAGAGAAGTTGCGTTGAAGCGCCAGATGATCCGCGCGCAGGACGCCAGGAAGAAGACCGGGACTTTTCTCGGCAAACACATGGTTCCGGTGGTGTTGGGTCCCAAAAATCGCAACTACGTCACCGATCACCATCACCTCGCTCGCGCCCTGCTCGAGGAAGGCGTCAAGGACGTGCTTGTGACCGTGATCAGCGACCTGTCCGCGCTCGACAAGGACGCGTTTCTTTTCGTGCTCGATAACAGAGGCTGGATGCACCCGTTCGATGAGAACGGCCGGCGCCGCGATTACTCGGCAATTCCGAAGACAATCGGCGAGCTGATCGATGATCCCTACCGGAGCATGGCGGGCGAACTGCGCCGGCAAGGCGGCTTTGCCAAGGACACGACGCCGTTCAGCGAATTCATCTGGGCGGATTTTTTGCGCCGGCGCATCGACCGCGATGCGGTGACGAAGAACTTCGACAAGGCGATGAAGGATGCCTTGACGCTCGCCAAGGGCAAGGACGCGGACTATCTTCCGGGCTGGTGCGGACCGACCTCGGATTGA
- a CDS encoding SulP family inorganic anion transporter, whose protein sequence is MNWSRWLPLQALSGWQPRDLNGDLIAGLTLAAIAIPEQMATARLGGFAPEVGFFAFVAGSVAFALFGANRHLSAGADSTITPLFAGSLALLATSGSPHYLALAAMLALMVGVIVTLSGAFRLGWIADLLSVPVTTGFLAGIAVHIIVSQMPGLLGLPAESGETLRRITEIAGSLHLTNPLSLGLGLGVFAIVFGSERISARIPGALIGMVLATTAVALFGLKDRGVEVLGALPNGLPQPGLPFASLSDVQALVPLALLIAIVVMVQTAATSRSFVPQQGDPDVNRDFVGVGAGSIAAGLFGAFAVNASPPRTAIVSQSGGRSQLSGLVAAAIVLALGAFGGGLLANVPQAALAGVLMFVAQHILRWKVFANVYRQAPVEFMLILITMAAIVVLPIQSGVAVGIGLSLLHGIWSATRTLPIELEQVPGTSVWWPPGRPSAGEQLSGVLVAAFQAPLSFVNADRFKRGLCDLVDARNETVKLVVLEASNIVEIDYTAAQALIDTIKHCRKTGAVFAIARLESVRAQAALARFGIAELVGTQHIFHSVDAAIKSLGPVKQQQQEQDGVP, encoded by the coding sequence GTGAATTGGAGCCGTTGGCTGCCATTGCAGGCGCTGAGTGGCTGGCAGCCACGCGATCTCAATGGCGATCTGATCGCGGGTCTGACACTGGCGGCGATCGCCATTCCCGAGCAGATGGCAACGGCCCGGCTCGGCGGCTTTGCTCCCGAGGTTGGGTTCTTCGCTTTTGTTGCCGGTTCGGTGGCGTTTGCCCTCTTTGGCGCCAATCGTCACCTCTCGGCCGGCGCGGATTCGACCATCACACCGCTCTTCGCCGGCAGCCTGGCGCTGCTTGCCACATCCGGCTCGCCGCACTATCTGGCGCTGGCGGCCATGCTGGCATTGATGGTCGGGGTGATCGTGACCCTGAGCGGTGCCTTTCGCCTTGGCTGGATCGCCGATCTCCTGTCGGTGCCGGTCACGACAGGGTTTCTGGCCGGCATCGCCGTCCACATCATCGTTTCACAAATGCCCGGACTGCTTGGGCTGCCTGCCGAGAGCGGCGAAACCTTGCGGCGCATCACTGAGATCGCCGGCAGTCTCCATCTCACCAATCCCTTGAGCCTCGGGCTCGGCCTTGGCGTGTTCGCGATCGTGTTCGGCTCGGAACGGATCAGCGCCCGCATTCCCGGGGCGTTGATCGGCATGGTGCTCGCCACTACAGCGGTGGCCTTGTTCGGCCTCAAGGATCGCGGCGTCGAAGTGCTCGGCGCCCTGCCCAACGGCCTGCCGCAACCGGGCCTGCCGTTTGCCAGCCTGAGCGATGTGCAGGCGCTGGTGCCACTGGCGTTGCTGATCGCCATAGTCGTCATGGTGCAGACGGCGGCGACCTCGCGGTCCTTCGTGCCGCAGCAAGGCGACCCCGACGTCAATCGCGATTTCGTCGGCGTCGGCGCCGGCAGCATCGCGGCCGGCCTGTTCGGCGCCTTTGCCGTCAATGCCAGCCCGCCGCGCACCGCAATCGTCTCCCAGTCGGGCGGCCGCTCACAACTGTCGGGTCTCGTTGCCGCGGCCATCGTGCTGGCGCTCGGTGCCTTTGGCGGCGGTCTGCTCGCCAATGTTCCGCAGGCCGCTCTTGCCGGCGTTCTGATGTTCGTTGCCCAGCATATCCTGCGCTGGAAAGTGTTCGCCAATGTCTATCGGCAGGCGCCGGTCGAATTCATGTTGATCCTGATCACCATGGCGGCGATCGTCGTGCTGCCCATTCAGAGCGGCGTGGCGGTCGGCATCGGACTGTCGCTGTTGCACGGGATCTGGAGCGCGACCCGCACGCTTCCGATCGAGCTTGAACAGGTGCCGGGAACTTCCGTCTGGTGGCCACCGGGTAGGCCAAGTGCCGGTGAGCAGCTCTCGGGCGTGCTGGTCGCGGCCTTCCAGGCGCCGCTGTCCTTCGTCAACGCCGACCGCTTCAAGCGCGGCCTTTGCGATCTTGTCGATGCCCGCAACGAAACCGTGAAACTGGTCGTGCTGGAGGCCAGCAACATCGTCGAGATCGATTACACCGCCGCGCAAGCCCTGATCGACACCATCAAGCATTGCCGCAAGACCGGCGCGGTCTTTGCCATTGCGCGGCTGGAATCAGTGCGCGCCCAGGCGGCACTCGCGCGGTTCGGCATTGCTGAACTGGTCGGCACGCAGCACATATTCCACAGCGTCGACGCGGCGATCAAATCACTTGGTCCGGTGAAACAGCAGCAGCAAGAACAGGATGGAGTGCCATGA
- the gyrA gene encoding DNA gyrase subunit A, whose translation MTDQKTPRGADGGPTGIEPISIIEEMQSSYLSYAMSVIVSRALPDVRDGLKPVHRRILYAAHESGYHWNRKYVKSARPVADVMGKYHPHGDASIYDALVRMAQDWSLRVPLIDGQGNFGSIDGDPPAAMRYTESRLTKVAHELLEDIDKDTVDFQDTYDASDTEPKVLPARFPNLLVNGSGGIAVGMATNIPPHNLGEVCNGAIAIIDNPAIDLPALMEIIPGPDFPTGGIVLGRSGIYSAYSTGRGSIVMRGKVNIEQRGNDRESIIITEVPYQVNKSSMIEKMAELVRDKRIEGISDIRDESDRQGYRVVIELKRDAVADVILNQLYRFTPLQTSFGANMVALNGGKPEVMNLTDMLKAFVSFREEVITRRTKFLLRKARDRAHVLVGLAIAVANIDEVIKLIRTAPDPQTAREQLMERRWPSGDVESLILLIDDPRHRINEDGTYNLSEEQARAILELRLQRLTALGRDEIADELNTIGDEIKDYLDILSSRARVQQIVKDELAAVRDEFGTPRRTELTDGGADMEDEDLIQREDMVVTVSHSGYIKRVPLSLYRAQRRGGKGRSGMSTKEEDFVTRLFVANTHTPVLFFSSRGIVYKEKVWRLPIGNPQSRGKALINMLPLEQGERITTIMPLPEDETSWGELDVMFATTRGTVRRNKLSDFVQVNRNGKIAMKLEEEGDEILGVETCTDNDDVLLTASSGQCIRFSVGDVRVFQSRNSVGVRGITMAETDRIISMSVIEHVDAPPAERAAYLKRAAAERRAAAGIAAGEEEEIALTNEEVGEETELSDERYEFLKAHEQYVLTVTEFGYGKRSSSYDFRLTGRGGKGIRATDVSKVAEIGRLVATFPVGNDDQIMLVSDGGTVIRVPVNGIRFASRATKGVTIFNTAEGEKVVSVERISEPQADEESEEIVESGAESAPASDTGPDGVE comes from the coding sequence TTGACCGACCAAAAGACACCGCGCGGCGCCGACGGCGGCCCCACCGGCATCGAGCCGATCTCCATCATCGAGGAGATGCAGAGTTCCTATCTCTCTTACGCCATGAGCGTGATCGTCAGCCGTGCGCTGCCCGATGTGCGCGATGGCCTCAAGCCGGTGCATCGCCGCATTCTCTATGCGGCGCATGAGAGCGGCTACCACTGGAACCGCAAATATGTGAAGTCGGCGCGTCCGGTCGCCGATGTGATGGGCAAATACCATCCGCATGGCGATGCCTCGATTTATGACGCCTTGGTGCGCATGGCGCAGGACTGGTCGCTGCGCGTGCCGCTGATCGACGGGCAAGGCAATTTCGGCTCGATCGACGGCGATCCGCCGGCGGCAATGCGCTACACCGAATCGCGGCTGACCAAGGTTGCGCATGAGCTTCTGGAGGATATCGACAAGGACACCGTCGATTTCCAGGACACTTATGATGCCTCGGACACCGAACCGAAGGTCCTGCCGGCGCGCTTCCCCAATCTGCTGGTCAATGGCTCCGGCGGCATCGCCGTCGGCATGGCCACCAACATCCCACCGCACAATCTGGGCGAAGTCTGCAACGGCGCCATTGCCATCATCGACAATCCGGCGATCGACCTGCCGGCGCTGATGGAGATCATTCCGGGTCCCGATTTCCCGACCGGCGGCATCGTGCTTGGCCGTTCCGGCATCTACAGCGCCTATTCGACCGGCCGCGGCTCGATCGTCATGCGCGGCAAGGTCAACATCGAACAGCGCGGCAATGACCGTGAATCGATCATCATCACCGAGGTTCCCTATCAGGTGAACAAGTCGTCGATGATCGAGAAGATGGCCGAACTGGTGCGCGACAAGCGCATCGAGGGCATTTCCGACATCCGTGACGAAAGTGACCGTCAGGGTTATCGCGTCGTCATCGAGCTGAAGCGCGACGCCGTCGCCGACGTCATCCTCAACCAGCTTTACCGCTTCACGCCGCTGCAGACCTCGTTTGGCGCCAATATGGTGGCGCTGAACGGCGGCAAGCCGGAAGTGATGAACCTGACCGACATGCTGAAGGCGTTCGTCTCCTTCCGCGAGGAGGTCATTACAAGGCGGACGAAATTCCTGCTGCGCAAGGCGCGCGACCGCGCCCATGTGCTGGTGGGCCTCGCCATCGCCGTCGCCAACATCGACGAGGTCATCAAGCTGATCCGCACCGCGCCGGACCCGCAGACGGCGCGCGAGCAACTGATGGAACGGCGCTGGCCGTCCGGCGATGTCGAATCGCTGATCCTTTTGATCGACGACCCGCGCCACCGCATCAACGAGGACGGCACCTACAATCTCTCCGAGGAACAGGCGCGCGCCATCCTCGAACTGCGCCTGCAGCGCCTGACCGCGCTCGGCCGTGACGAAATCGCCGACGAGTTGAACACGATCGGCGACGAGATCAAGGACTACCTCGACATCCTGTCGTCGCGCGCGCGCGTCCAGCAGATCGTCAAGGACGAGCTCGCCGCCGTGCGCGACGAGTTCGGCACGCCACGCCGCACCGAGCTCACCGACGGTGGCGCGGACATGGAAGACGAAGACCTGATCCAGCGCGAGGACATGGTCGTGACGGTGAGCCATTCCGGCTACATCAAGCGCGTGCCGCTGTCGCTCTACCGGGCGCAGCGCCGCGGCGGCAAGGGCCGCTCCGGCATGTCGACCAAGGAAGAGGATTTTGTCACCAGGCTGTTCGTGGCCAATACCCACACGCCGGTGCTGTTCTTCTCCTCTCGCGGCATCGTCTACAAGGAAAAGGTCTGGCGGCTGCCGATCGGCAATCCGCAGTCACGCGGCAAGGCGCTGATCAACATGCTGCCGCTGGAGCAGGGCGAGCGCATCACCACCATCATGCCGTTGCCAGAGGACGAGACGAGTTGGGGCGAACTCGACGTGATGTTCGCCACCACGCGCGGCACCGTGCGCCGCAACAAGCTTTCCGACTTCGTCCAGGTCAACCGCAATGGCAAGATCGCCATGAAGCTGGAGGAGGAGGGCGACGAGATCCTCGGCGTCGAGACCTGCACCGACAATGACGACGTGCTTCTGACCGCCAGTTCCGGCCAGTGCATCCGCTTCTCCGTCGGCGACGTGCGCGTCTTCCAGAGCCGCAACTCGGTCGGCGTGCGCGGCATCACCATGGCCGAGACCGACCGCATCATCTCGATGTCGGTGATCGAGCATGTCGACGCGCCGCCGGCCGAACGCGCCGCCTATCTCAAGCGAGCAGCGGCCGAACGGCGGGCTGCCGCCGGCATCGCTGCCGGCGAAGAGGAAGAGATCGCGCTGACCAATGAAGAGGTCGGCGAGGAGACGGAGCTTTCCGACGAACGCTACGAATTCCTCAAGGCACACGAGCAGTACGTGCTGACGGTGACGGAATTTGGCTACGGCAAGCGCTCGTCGTCCTATGACTTCCGCCTGACCGGACGCGGCGGGAAGGGCATTCGCGCCACCGACGTGTCGAAAGTGGCGGAGATCGGTCGGCTGGTGGCGACCTTCCCGGTCGGCAATGACGATCAGATCATGCTGGTGTCGGACGGCGGCACGGTCATCCGGGTGCCGGTCAACGGCATCCGCTTCGCCAGCCGCGCCACCAAGGGCGTGACCATCTTCAACACGGCTGAAGGTGAGAAGGTGGTGTCGGTCGAGCGGATCTCGGAGCCGCAAGCTGACGAGGAAAGCGAAGAGATCGTCGAGAGTGGCGCTGAGTCTGCTCCGGCATCTGACACTGGTCCGGACGGCGTTGAGTAA
- the coaD gene encoding pantetheine-phosphate adenylyltransferase, giving the protein MTERIALYAGSFDPLTNGHLDVLKASLAVADIVYAAIGIHPGKNPLFSFEERVQLIEAATKAEFGRDGARIRVVAFDGLVIDAARKQGASIMIRGLRDGTDLDYEMQMAGMNETMAPELQTVFLPASPSVRTITATLVRQIASMGGDIRPFVPAAVAGALTAKFAK; this is encoded by the coding sequence ATGACTGAACGCATCGCCCTCTATGCCGGCTCCTTCGACCCGCTGACCAACGGCCATCTCGATGTGCTGAAGGCGTCGCTTGCGGTTGCCGACATCGTTTATGCCGCGATCGGCATTCATCCCGGCAAAAATCCGCTGTTCTCCTTCGAGGAGCGGGTGCAACTCATTGAAGCTGCCACGAAAGCCGAATTCGGCCGCGATGGCGCCCGCATCAGGGTCGTTGCCTTCGATGGGCTGGTGATCGATGCCGCCAGGAAACAAGGCGCCTCGATCATGATCCGTGGCCTGCGCGACGGCACCGATCTCGATTACGAAATGCAGATGGCCGGCATGAACGAGACCATGGCGCCTGAGCTGCAGACGGTGTTTCTGCCCGCCAGCCCTTCGGTACGCACCATTACCGCCACACTTGTGCGCCAGATAGCTTCGATGGGAGGCGACATCCGCCCCTTCGTGCCGGCCGCTGTTGCCGGCGCGCTCACCGCCAAATTCGCGAAATAG
- a CDS encoding peptidylprolyl isomerase: protein MIITLKDGDVTIALRPDLAPKHVAQIKKLVRDHAYDNVAFHRVIDGFMAQTGDVKFGNMKKGFNAQAVGTGGSDLPDLPAEFSQTEHYKRGVVGMARSQDPNSANSQFFIMFAPAPPLDGQYTIVGNVVSGMDLVDKIKKGDEADNGTVSDPDRMIKVRIAADK, encoded by the coding sequence ATGATCATCACGCTCAAGGATGGTGACGTCACCATCGCTTTGCGGCCCGATCTGGCGCCCAAGCATGTCGCTCAGATCAAGAAACTGGTGCGTGACCATGCCTATGACAATGTCGCGTTCCACCGCGTCATCGACGGTTTCATGGCGCAGACTGGCGACGTCAAGTTCGGCAATATGAAGAAGGGTTTCAACGCCCAGGCCGTCGGCACCGGCGGTTCCGACCTGCCTGACCTGCCGGCCGAATTCTCGCAGACCGAGCATTACAAGCGCGGCGTGGTCGGCATGGCCCGCTCGCAGGATCCGAACTCCGCCAACTCGCAGTTCTTCATCATGTTCGCGCCGGCGCCGCCGCTCGACGGCCAGTACACCATCGTCGGCAATGTCGTCAGCGGCATGGATCTGGTCGACAAGATCAAGAAGGGCGACGAGGCGGACAACGGTACGGTCTCCGACCCCGACCGGATGATCAAAGTGCGCATCGCCGCAGACAAGTAA
- a CDS encoding peptidylprolyl isomerase codes for MAEIKDRENALILETTKGKVVIELFPDLAPGHVARIKELAREGAYDGVVFHRVIDGFMAQTGDVKFGNSSKPTFAPSRAGMGGSEKPDLKAEFSNANHGRGTCSMARSQNPNSANSQFFICFDDAAFLNRQYTVWGQVIEGMDNVDKIKRGEPVVDPDKIVSLKVAADVK; via the coding sequence ATGGCTGAGATCAAGGACCGCGAGAACGCGCTCATCCTGGAAACGACCAAGGGCAAGGTGGTCATCGAACTTTTCCCCGATTTGGCCCCCGGCCATGTCGCCCGCATCAAGGAACTGGCCAGGGAAGGCGCCTATGACGGCGTGGTCTTCCACCGCGTCATCGACGGCTTCATGGCGCAGACCGGCGACGTCAAGTTCGGCAATTCGAGCAAGCCGACCTTTGCGCCTTCCCGCGCGGGCATGGGCGGCTCGGAAAAGCCTGACCTGAAAGCCGAGTTCTCCAATGCCAACCACGGCCGCGGCACGTGCTCGATGGCCCGTTCGCAGAATCCGAACTCGGCCAATTCGCAGTTCTTCATCTGCTTCGACGATGCCGCCTTCCTCAACCGCCAGTATACGGTGTGGGGCCAGGTCATCGAAGGCATGGACAATGTCGACAAGATCAAGCGCGGCGAGCCGGTGGTCGATCCCGACAAGATCGTGTCGCTGAAGGTCGCGGCTGACGTCAAGTAA
- a CDS encoding DMT family transporter: protein MMGVVWSLLGILSGAFIAIQAPINSQLARGLGLPVAAAAFSFLSGAVVLGIISVTVVKLQGITLDWKAPAPWLFVAGGMLGGFYVTLSTILTPRIGAAALMAFLVAGQLLAGMLIDRIGFLGVAVREISLGRVAGAVLLLAGALLVRLY from the coding sequence ATGATGGGCGTCGTCTGGTCGCTTCTCGGCATCCTGTCCGGCGCCTTCATTGCCATTCAGGCACCGATCAATTCGCAGCTGGCGCGCGGCCTGGGTCTCCCGGTCGCGGCGGCTGCGTTTTCGTTTCTGTCGGGCGCGGTTGTGCTCGGCATCATCTCCGTGACGGTGGTGAAGCTGCAAGGCATCACGCTCGACTGGAAGGCGCCGGCGCCCTGGCTGTTCGTCGCCGGCGGCATGCTCGGCGGCTTCTATGTCACGCTCTCCACAATCCTGACGCCGCGCATCGGCGCCGCCGCGCTGATGGCGTTCCTGGTGGCCGGCCAGCTTCTGGCCGGCATGCTCATCGACCGCATCGGCTTCCTCGGCGTCGCGGTCCGCGAAATCTCGCTCGGCCGCGTTGCCGGCGCGGTGCTGCTCTTGGCCGGAGCGCTGCTCGTCCGGCTCTACTGA